In one window of Carcharodon carcharias isolate sCarCar2 chromosome 14, sCarCar2.pri, whole genome shotgun sequence DNA:
- the znf414 gene encoding zinc finger protein 414 isoform X2, whose amino-acid sequence MHHLMNHMRVHHKPNRYFKCEGCKLRFRTHRSLFKHMHICFNTVTHTLPQKLEKQCPSPLPASESDPLIRQPVSVEPVKFQSVIKQLEKDSNVASMDSISKATSSRSLTPLPNPLPTLHPSLNSMPLVSTTPHSFSLLEPSLFATPSLSRFPSQAHTPVPGPFIPYMHPAPYGLTQGATQPRLRSYVPSESLPFSNAVWRKSAAQSANSRIVWEHTRGRYSCMQCPYSSVSREEMTLHLQEHNKILGSRLPNEMGMFVNAGDNYGALPMQFSESLFT is encoded by the exons ATGCATCATCTGATGAATCACATGAGAGTCCATCACAAACCTAACCGGTACTTCAA ATGTGAAGGATGTAAACTACGTTTTCGAACACATCGATCTCTTTTCAAACATATGCATATTTGTTTTAACACTGTGACACATACTCTGCCACAGAAGTTAGAGAAGCAGTGTCCCAGCCCTTTGCCTGCCAGTGAATCAGATCCTTTGATTAGACAGCCGGTCTCTGTGGAGCCAGTGAAATTTCAAAGTGTTATCAAGCAACTTGAAAAGGATAGCAATGTGGCAAGCATGGACAGCATCAGCAAGGCAACAAGTTCAAGGTCACTCACGCCACTCCCAAATCCCTTACCAACTCTTCACCCTTCACTAAATTCCATGCCATTAGTCTCTACAACTCCACATTCATTTTCACTGCTGGAGCCATCTCTGTTTGCCACACCCAGCCTAAGCAGGTTTCCTAGCCAAGCCCACACTCCAGTGCCCGGGCCCTTCATTCCATACATGCATCCAGCACCTTACGGCCTCACCCAAGGTGCCACACAGCCACGCCTCAGGTCTTATGTGCCCTCTGAAAGTCTACCATTCTCCAACGCAGTTTGGAGGAAGAGTGCGG CTCAATCTGcaaacagcagaattgtatgggAGCATACCAGGGGTCGATATAGCTGCATGCAGTGTCCATACTCGAGTGTGTCACGGGAAGAAATGACCTTGCACCTGCAAGAGCATAACAAAATCCTCGGCAGCAGATTACCGAATGAGATGGGTATGTTCGTAAATGCTGGCGACAACTATGGCGCACTGCCAATGCAATTCAGTGAATCTCTGTTTACCTAA
- the znf414 gene encoding zinc finger protein 414 isoform X1, producing MFLRTEPEKGVVATTQSLEGKVYECCTNDCKESFSSMHHLMNHMRVHHKPNRYFKCEGCKLRFRTHRSLFKHMHICFNTVTHTLPQKLEKQCPSPLPASESDPLIRQPVSVEPVKFQSVIKQLEKDSNVASMDSISKATSSRSLTPLPNPLPTLHPSLNSMPLVSTTPHSFSLLEPSLFATPSLSRFPSQAHTPVPGPFIPYMHPAPYGLTQGATQPRLRSYVPSESLPFSNAVWRKSAAQSANSRIVWEHTRGRYSCMQCPYSSVSREEMTLHLQEHNKILGSRLPNEMGMFVNAGDNYGALPMQFSESLFT from the exons ATGTTTCTCAGAACGGAGCCAGAAAAGGGCGTGGTAGCCACCACCCAATCATTGGAGG GGAAAGTGTATGAATGTTGTACCAATGACTGTAAAGAGTCTTTCTCTAGTATGCATCATCTGATGAATCACATGAGAGTCCATCACAAACCTAACCGGTACTTCAA ATGTGAAGGATGTAAACTACGTTTTCGAACACATCGATCTCTTTTCAAACATATGCATATTTGTTTTAACACTGTGACACATACTCTGCCACAGAAGTTAGAGAAGCAGTGTCCCAGCCCTTTGCCTGCCAGTGAATCAGATCCTTTGATTAGACAGCCGGTCTCTGTGGAGCCAGTGAAATTTCAAAGTGTTATCAAGCAACTTGAAAAGGATAGCAATGTGGCAAGCATGGACAGCATCAGCAAGGCAACAAGTTCAAGGTCACTCACGCCACTCCCAAATCCCTTACCAACTCTTCACCCTTCACTAAATTCCATGCCATTAGTCTCTACAACTCCACATTCATTTTCACTGCTGGAGCCATCTCTGTTTGCCACACCCAGCCTAAGCAGGTTTCCTAGCCAAGCCCACACTCCAGTGCCCGGGCCCTTCATTCCATACATGCATCCAGCACCTTACGGCCTCACCCAAGGTGCCACACAGCCACGCCTCAGGTCTTATGTGCCCTCTGAAAGTCTACCATTCTCCAACGCAGTTTGGAGGAAGAGTGCGG CTCAATCTGcaaacagcagaattgtatgggAGCATACCAGGGGTCGATATAGCTGCATGCAGTGTCCATACTCGAGTGTGTCACGGGAAGAAATGACCTTGCACCTGCAAGAGCATAACAAAATCCTCGGCAGCAGATTACCGAATGAGATGGGTATGTTCGTAAATGCTGGCGACAACTATGGCGCACTGCCAATGCAATTCAGTGAATCTCTGTTTACCTAA